The Colius striatus isolate bColStr4 chromosome 8, bColStr4.1.hap1, whole genome shotgun sequence genome includes the window TGTCAAGGTCCTCACCGGCAACAACCGCCTGCGCATGGTGGTCCGGCGGATGGGCCGCGTGCCGGGCATCAAGTTCTCCAAGGAGAAGACGGCATGGTGAGCAGGGAGTCACCCAGGCCAGAACCCCAAAGCCCAACCCCATGGAGGGCGCAATGTGGAGTGCTCAGAGCCAGGGAGGATCCCAGAGCTGGGGGCCCCCCAGGGAGAGCATTAGAGGTGTCTGTCAGGTGTCCGGGTGAGGAGAGCCCAAAGTGGGGCACAGGATGGGACAGGAAGGTCTGGAGCAGGTGGGGTGGGTGCAGGCACAATCCTCAACATCCTCATTTCTCTCCTTCGCGGAGTGACACCAGGGGCCCCATCCTGCTGGAGGATGAGAGTCAGACCACTAAGCCTCCCCTACCCTAACAACATGCTCCTGCTCCAGGGTCGACGTGGTGAACAGGCGTCTGGTGGTGGAGAAAAGCGGGTCGACACCATCAGAAAGCGGCTCTGAGGACGGGCTGCGGCGCATCGTGCACCTCTACACCACCTCCGACGACTACTGCCTGGGCTTCAACATCCGCGGCGGCAGGGAGTTTGGCCTCGGCATCTACGTCTCCAAGTACGGCCACCCCAGGGGCACACGGCACCCCCATCCCCTCCGTGCCCACGCCGAGGCTTGACACCCCCTCCCTGGCTGAGCCCCCCTACCCTCCTAAGGCATTGTCACCGTGGGCGCTGGGCCACGGGGCTGCCCGGCAGAGGTGTGGGCCAGGAGCTTCGCCAGGGCCCggccccctccagccccctccctctTGCTGCAGTGTGGACCCCGGGGGGCTGGCAGAACAGAACGGCATTCGGGTGGGAGACCAAGTCCTTGCAGCCAACGGAGTCAAGTTTGAAGACATAAGCCATAGCAAGGCAGTGGAGGTGCTCAAGGGGCAGACCCACATCATGCTAACCATCAAGGTACCTGCTCCTAGCCCCGTGGGACCCCCGGTGAGGCGTGTCGGTGTGTCCCCACGCCGGCGCTGGCGCTGCCCCAGCTCGGCCTGGCGCCCGTGGGGCTGGTGCGGCTGCCGGCTGGTTGGGTTTCAGGCGGGTGGGAGCAAGGGGGGATGCATTATTCATGGCTGGCACCGGATCGGGTTCGCCTGGGGCGGCTGGCGCTCGCTGACCCCCTTGTCCTCTCCCCCTCTGCATAGGAGACGGGCCGGTTCCCTGCCTACAAGGAGTTGGTGGCCGAGTACTGCTGGCTCAGTCGCTGTAAGGGCAGTGCTATGTGGGTACTGGCAGGGACACTGGGCTGGGGGCACGGGGAGGAACTGGGACCCCCATACAAGCAGCCTCTGGCCActgtgggaagagaaaaagaaggccTATGAGGTGCCATGGCCTTGGAGGGGGCATGAAGCTCCCTGTGCTGCAATTAGCGTCCGCACGGTCCTCATGAGCTTATAGGGTGCTACGTGCCCCCCATCCTCAGAGGGGATGTTACGATCCCTATGTAATGGCCGGAAGCCCACTGGTccctgtgaccctgtgggagtCCACGTGACCCTTGTAAGGGATGCAGAGCTCCCCATGTGACTGACATCAGCCAGCCTCCACATGTCCCCTGTCCTCAGAGGGGAAGCGGAGCtacccacagccccacagcacgtCACCCCATGACCCCGCTGTGCCTTTGCAGTGACCAacgggcagctgcagcagctgtctCAAGCCTCGGAGACCagctcctccatctcctcctacTCCTCGGGGCCAGCACCGGGGCCGGTGAACGGGCTGGGGACGGCCAGCCCAGGGCCCCCCGCCCGCACTGTGGATGTGGCCATCTCAACGGAGGACGGACCGCGGCGAGGCTGGGCACGGGAGCGTGCCGAGCGGGCCATGCAGACCGAGCCGGCCACTGAAGGGCTGCCGGAGACACGGCGCACAGTGCGGCCCCCCGAGCTGCTGCGGGACACGGCCATCCGCGGCCAGGGCACCCGTGAGCTCCCCGGCACCCACCCGCGCCGCACCTTTGCACACTCGCCCAAGAcggccctgctgctggctctgagcCGGCCCCGGCAGCCCATCACGCGCTCCCAGAGCGACCTGACTGTTGCCGGTAAGCACcgggacacagcctctgccTGGGGTCCTCCTCCAACCCTGCACCCCAGCCCTGGCAatcccacagctcagcccctgccccactcGAAACTCAAGCATTTTATAGCCCCCGACCCACATGGACACCTGGTCCCTACTTCTGGGCATCCTGTTGCCAAGTCCCTGGCCCCTACCTGGTGCCCTGTAGCCTCCAGCTCATACAGGCACTTGGCCACCAGCCATGCGCATCCTATAGCCCTGTATAGCCCCAGCTCTGTCCCTGAGGCTTTTTAAGCACCCCAAAGCCCAGCCCCATGGCCCCGGCAGACTCCCTGCACCCAACATCTGGCCTGTTTTCCAGTCAGTGCCCTCGGTAGCCTCTCCAATCCCTACCACGTTCCCTGCCCCCAAACACCATTTGTGGTGGCATCCCTTGGCCTCTCCACTTCATCCCACCCCCTGCCTCTGTCCCCAGAGGAGAAGCGGAAGAAGGAGAAGCCAGAGGGACAAGGGGCACGTGGGGCCCCCCCGGGGCTGCACCGCTCCAAGACCCTTGTCAACCTCTTCTTCAAGGGGGGCCGTGccaccagccagagctgggCCCCCCCCAGCCAGGAGCCCCCCGCCTCCGACCGCCGGCCACGCGCCAAGTCCCCGGCACGCCCCGACGGGGACAGAGGTaccagggctgggggagggacccaAACCTCCAGCtgcccccccttccccctcccaccTTCTGTGGGCACCACAGGCCAGTTGTGGCATCCCTGGCATGGATGGGGGATGCATGGGGAGAGGGTCCCCAGACATGCAGTTTTGGCGATGGGCAGTGCTGCCGCTCACTGCCCTGGGCGCCCACCCGTCTCCATCTCCATTGCAGTAGGCGCTGTGCAGAAGTTTGTCATCCGGAGCCTGAAGCGGGGTAACGGGGGTGCCCGTGTGCCCAGGGGGAGGTGCGGGGCAGGCTCTGCATGCGCCTGACCccatgctctgtgtgtgtgcccgaCTCTGGCATGGAGTGAGCTTTTGGGGTGGGGAGGTTTGTGGGGTGCCTGGAGCAGTCCTTGCCCCTCTGGCCACCCTGTGCTTGCTTTGCACTCCCCAGAGAAGAGCCGGCGTGCCAGCATCCTGGGTCCCATGGGCatggctgccctgcagcccaaCGGCAGCGAGCCCGAGGCCCGGCTCCCGCACATCCAGGACAGCGCCGCGCGCCTGCTCAGCCCCGACGAGGTGACGGCCGTGCTCCGACACTGCTCCCGGGTACGGGCAGCTCAGCGGCACGGCCCCGGGCACCCTGCATCCCgggctgggcactgccacaGCGCCCGGGCTGAGCTCTGGGAGGTAAACCGAGGcgtggggcaggagggagggaaaccTGTGTGCTGATGCCCCTCCTGCACCCGCAGTACCTGCACGAAGGCAGCGTGGAGGATCTGGTGCGGCCGCTGCTGGCCATCCTGGACCGGCCCGAGAAGGTCCTGCTGCTGCGGGATGTGAGGTGGGTGGTGCTGGGGGTCATGCTGCTACCACCCAGCCAGAGAGATGCATCCAGGGCCTCACATACAGCCCTGCTCACACTCCATCCCAGAGGCTGCCACGACCTCCTtctaggaagagctttttcactgagagggttgtaaagcactggcatgggctgcccagggaggtggtggagtccccatccctggagatatttaagtCATGAGgtacatgggttagtgatgggcctggccgtgtgaggtgaggggttggactctgTGGCtgtaaaggtgttttccaaccataatgattctatgaacctgGTGCCTACCCCTTGCCCTGGCAGGAGCGTGGTGGCCCCCACGGACCTGGGCCGCTTCGACAGCATGGTGATGCCGCTGGAGCTGGAAGCCTTTGATGCCCTGAAGAGCCGCTCAGGTAGAGCCTGGCCAGGGATTGTGGCCGGGGGTGGGTAGTGGGCAGGGGAGGTACAGCTTGGAGAGTGACGGGGGGCTCTCCCTGGCTGCAGTGCGCTCGCCTGCCCTCCGCCCGGCCCACCATGATGTACCCCCCAAGAGACACCTCATCACACCAGTGCCTGGTGAGTGCAACCCCATGGGGACTGCCTAGGGGTGAGTGGTACAAGGTGGAGCAGTACAGGGGCAATTTTGGGGAGCAAAAAAGGAGCTGGGATGCCTGGGGGTAGAGGGTCGCAGGGCAGAAGGCACCTGGTATCCCTGGGTGGTGGGAGGCGCTGGAGCAGCAGGATCAGTGAATCCTGGGAGCCAagggggcttggggaggaggACCTGCAGTCTGAGGAGAAAAGCTGGGGGTCTCTGGCAATCAGAGGTCCTAGGGAGGGAAGTATGTCTGAACGTCCCTGGAAGATCTGGGGGCCTTGGTGCCCAGGGGAGTCCCTAGGTGACAGAGgtcccagggctttgggatccccaGGGGATGCCTGGGTGGCAGGTGTCCaagagagcagggctgtgggtcCTGGGGGATACCTGTGTGGCAGGGGTCCCTGGGGCATTCCCAAGCCTGTCTCATTGCAGACTATCGGGGCGGATTCCTGCTGAAGCCGGCAGGGGCCCCGGAGCCGGAGGAAGGTGGGGGGCTGCAGGCGAGCCCAGCCCGGCCACgagcctcccccagcccccaccGCCTTCACCCCCGCACCTACACCCCGCTCCCCGACGTGCCAGTGGATGCTTACGCCTGCGCTAGCcggcccctgcctgccccccgcccccggccgccCAACTGGCTGCTGGCCGAGCCCCCTCCGGGTGAGGGGCACGGGCCCTCGCGCAGCCCCTGGCACAAAGGCTCCCCTGGGCCGCTGCCCGACGGAGGGCCCGAGGTGCTGGGGAAGCCCCGGCGCGCACGGCCCCCCCTCGCCCCTCTCTTTGGAGGGCCAGGGGGTCAGGCAGGGGGAACCGGGGTGACCACCAATGGCCCCGGGGACGGTggcagggaggaagaagaggaggaggaggagtatCAACTGCTCACCGTCACCCTCTCCAAGCTGAAGCACTCGCTAGGTGAGTGGCACACGGGTGGAAGCCTGGGGTGGAGGGGAACCGGGGGGGACCCTTCTTATTGGGGTGGGTGGCAAAACCCCCAGCACTCCTCCGAAACTAGAAggggaggagctgcccctgccccagctccttgTCCACGTAGGACTTACCACAACAGGGCAAGATGTTTGCCAAGGGGAGGGAGTGGGGGGTCCCAGCCCATCTGGGTGCGAGggtctcccccctccctcccaggGATCAGTATCTCAGGCGGCATCGAGTCACGGGCACAGCCGGTGGTGAAGATCGAGAAGATCTTCCCCGGGGGAGCTGCCTTCCTCAGCGGCATCCTCAAGGTACGGGGGACCCCATGCAGCCCGGGGTGAGGGGGGACAGGCATCCCCACACCCCCATCCCACAGTGCCGGGGTGCTGGCAGTCCCCTGGCACCCTCACAGCGGCTGCACCTCACTCCTCTGCCGTGTCTTGCGGGGCCAGGCGGGGCAGGAGCTGGTGTCGGTGGACGGGGAGAGCCTGCAGAACGTCACCCACCAGCGGGCCGTGGACATCATCCGCCAGGCCTACCGCAACAAAGCCAAGGAGCCCATGGAGCTGGTGGTGCGGGTCCCTGGAGCCCCCCCGCAGTGACGCCGCATCCCCACCTCCCCCCATGTTCGAGGAGCCAGCCCGTGCTTCAGAGGAACCGCATGGCCCATCGCTGCACCAGGCTGCACCTCAGCGCAGCCAGGCTCGGCCCATGGGCACgcagcagctgcccacagcaggaCACGAGGTGGGAGCACCAGTGGTGCCAGGGTGCCCCTGACCCTGCTCCAGACGTACAGACACagccctgaaaaaaaccctcaaacccaCAGCCAGGGGCTTGTTTTTAATCGGCGGTACATGGGCAGTACACGGGCGAGCCGGGCGCTGGGAGGGGGACTCCACCGAAATAAAGTACAAAAATTGCCCCCTGGAGCTGGGGGTAACcaagccagagctgggcacagccagGCTTTTCCTTTGGTTTAACCCCCCAGGGTGCACAGCTGCACCTTCCCCCACCTCTGCCCACCCTGGCCCCAGCTGGCACCCCCagcactgtgcccctcaccccTGCAGGCTGGGTATCACAGGGGCACGGGccaggctttggggtttttttggggaggACAGGAGGGGAAACAGAAGTATGCTGGAGGTACAGGCATGGGAAAGGCACTGAGGGCAAGTTGCCCTGTGGCAGGGGTGAGGTGGGCAAAGACAGCCAAGGTGTGAGCTGGGAGGGAGTGATATGTTTTGTTAGGTCCTACAAAAATAGAGTTATTTAAAATGGCACAGAAACAAATCCCCTGACAAACACACACGGGGGTGGAAGGAGGGGGATGGCAGGGGGAAggctggcacaggcagggacagggcaCACGCCATCCCCTGTGGAAGTGAATGGGTGCCAGTGCCAAGAGGAATGAGAGGGAGGGGACAAGCCAGcccccctccctgctgcccaaGGTGACCCTGGCTGAAGTCAGCGCTGCTAATCCCCCGGGCGCTAAGAGGATCAGCAGGAACCAGCTCCGGGCGGCCCCGAGGCCAGGACTTGGTGCCCACCTGGCCTCACATCTCCCGGGCAGCTCCCGCTGCGCCGGGTGCCGACGCACCCCAACATCTCcacgctggggagggggaagcagCGCCTGGTggtcccctctgctccctcccagtgccaacagtctgcagagctgggcagaaagGCGGGATCCCCccgcagccccacagctcccaaaaTCCCAGGGGCCGGATGCCCTCTGAGCACAGCGGCAGCAGCTCAGATCTCGGTGGCCGTGATCTCCTCGAAGGGCGTGTCGGGGCCGGGGCCATCACAGTGCTCAGGCGGAGAGGGGTCCTTGCCCTGGAGCCGGAGCTGCTGGAGACGCTGCTCGAGGCGACGGTTGCGGCGGTACATCTGGATGTAGCTGTactgcagctgcttctggtaGCGGATGACACGCTCCTTCTCGCCCTGCCACGTGCCTCGCTCCTGCTCGAAGGCGTCCCGCTGCTCTtgcccgcgccgccgctccaCCGCCACCTCCGCACGCAGCCGCTCCAGCTGCTGCCGCAGCCCCGCGCCGCCATGCGCCTCCTCCGTGGCCTGGGGACCCCCCTCCGGGCCACCTTGGGGACCTCTGTCCGGGCCGGCCTGGTGGCATCGCCCGCGAGCGGCCTCCCGCAGCCCCGccacctcctgctccagccGCCCGGCCTTGGCGCGGAAGAGGTCGGCCTCGCTCTTGCGGCGCTGCAGTTCGTTGGCGCAGACCTCCAGCTCCAGGGCCTTGAGGCGCGcggcctcctgcagcccctgcgcCCGCCGCTCGCCTGCCTGCAGCTGCGCCCGCGCCTCCCGCAGCTGCGCccgcagccccagcagctcgcTGCCCCGCTGCGCCAGCTCCGCCTGCgcctccttcagctgctgcttcagcagagaGATCTCCCCCGACTTCTGGCACACCTGTGGGGACAGCGGGGATCAGGCCGGGGACCCCCAAAGCCTGCAGCCCCCCCCACAACTTGCCCAGTGACTCACCTCCCACTTGGTCTCCTCCAGCCGGGGTGCCAGCTCGGTGCGCTCGCGCTGGAAGGAGGCGCAgcgctgctccagcagctcccgctcctgcagcagctgggccaagtcctcctgcagctgctgcttgtcctgctgcagctgcagcacctggagctgcaggacctgctgccCCCGCTGCGCTGCCTGGGCCGCCTGCCGCGCCTGGGCCGCACATCGCTGCCGCagcccctccagctcctgctcgCAGCGACGCTGCTTCTCCTCGTACACCTGGTGGGGCAGAGGGCagggggacaggctgtggggggcaGCACAGCACTcccaaacacacagaaaaagggAATCTCCATCCAAAAGGGCCCCCTGCCCCCACCCAGAGGCAATGCTCATGTGGAGtgtcctggggagggggctggggggccaTCAGTGGTGTTACCTGGCAGATGGCCACCTCGTTCTCGTCCAGGCTGTCacgcaggagctgcagctcggCCTCCCTCTCCCGCAGCTTGTCCTCCAGCTCCCGCACCAGCATGGCCTCCTCGCCGGGCAGGGGCGAGCGCCCGCAGGACCCGCTGTCTGAGGAGGGCCGGCCCCGGCCGCTCAGCGAGCCCGTGCTCTTGCTGGAGGACGAGCGCCCGCTGTCCGAGTTGGAGGGGCGGCAGCCCCCCGGGGCGTCGGGGGGCCCGTGGGGGGTGGTCGGTGGGGCCCCTGCCTCGgggtgctggctgcagcccGTGCTGTAGGTGGGCAGGCTGGAGAGGGAGTTGCGACCCGAGTCCGAGAGGGTGCTGGCACGGCAGCTCAGCGCACCGGGCTTGTCGGTGCCCAGCAGGTGAGTGAGGCTCACCTGGCTCTCCGAGAGCCCCGGGCGCACGCCCGCCTGGCAGCTCCGCACCTTGGGCACCACCGGCTTGAAGGCCATGGGGCGGATCAGGGTCTTCTCCACGTTCTGccaggggaaaaagggagagtgaggaggctgaggggaaccCAGCACCTTCCCGAAAGGGCTGCCTGGGGCCGTGACAAGGAGACAAAGGAGACAAGAGCCAGTCACTGTCTGGTTCCATCCCCAGCTCAGGTGGGCTTCCGAACACACCCCTGGCATGAAGAAGTGGATATCAAGGGCACAGGgactgccccctccccagggacaccaaaaaaaaatggCCTCCATTCATATACCCGAGACAGCAAGCCCAGTGTGGCTAAGGGGCAAAATCAAGACCTCAGCACCCACCCACTCCGCTGCTGCCCTCCCTCACCTCCTCCAGTCTGCCAGACACAGGGACGAGCTTGGGGGGCGGCCCCCGGAGGTGGTCACTCGGAGCTTGGTCATCGCGGGGCTCGTCCGAGTCGCTGCAGGGGCTGATGGGAGAGGAGGCATCGAGCCAGTCGCCGCAGAAGCCCCCGTTGGCGTAGGCGTGGGCGATACCTGGCACAGCTGTGTGGGGTTCCTCGGGGGATGAGGGGTCCCGGGGGGTGGCCCGGAGCAGCAGCCCCTCCTGCTTGCGGAAGGTGGTGGCGGAGGGCCCGCTGGCGCAGGGCTGGCTGGCGCAGTCATGGTGGGGCCGGCCGGGCAGGAGGCTGCCCACGCTGCCCATGGCAATGGGGGGTGAGCGGGGAGCAGCGCGCAGCTGCGTGGCCCCCTCAGTGCTGGCCTCGAGGGCCATGGGCAGAGTCTGCACAATAGCCATGGTGGGGGGGCCCCTGGCAGGCAGGGGCACGCGGGCAACCTGTGGGCAAAGGAGACAAGGCATCAGAGATGGGGGCACTGCTGGCCATGCCCTCCGACTGCCAGTGTGGGCATGGGGGCACCTCTGAACCTACATCTGGTGGGCACAggccagccccaggggaagCAGGTAGAGAGAGATGTCAAACAAACCAGAATAAAATTGGGATTAGGCAGGGGGGTGGCAGCAGCACCCCCCAGGCTGGGCTCAGCGCACTGGGACAGCAGTCTGGGGCTGCcaagggctgtgggtgctggtggCACTGCGTGGCAGTGGTGATGCGGTCCTGCCCCTCACCATGCCCCAGCGTGACCCTGCCACGGAATGTGTGCCAGGCCTTGAGGCGAATCCCAAGAGGCCCACAGAGAGCcggctcctgggcagcctgcccacccagcccacagcccccacCAGCACAGCCACTACGAAGAGTGGGAGGCAGCCCCACACACTGGGGACAGCCActtcccctgccccacagccctcatCTCTGCAGTGACCCACAGAGGATGCCCTCCACCCCCAACCATCCACAGTGGGGTGTGGGGTGTCCCAGAGAGAGCTACTGAGGGGGCTACTGCCGGGCAGGCAGGTAGTCCAGGATGTGGGTGCCAGGTTCTCTCTCCACCAGGCTCTTTCTCAGCCCCATCACTTGGGTCTCCCTTGTCCTCTGCCTCATGTGCCTCCCTCCAGCTGGGGGGGCTCTGTCACCCCCCCA containing:
- the PDZD7 gene encoding PDZ domain-containing protein 7 isoform X1, which translates into the protein MAQGWDTTLPGMTTGSRSRSSSSEASLAPRYLLSKQSRLLNGTVRGSRAASPMGRVILINTPIEASSNESDVINAITVEKSMDGKLGFSVRGGSEHGLGIFVSKVEEGSAAEQAGLCVGDKITEVNSVSLENITMSSAVKVLTGNNRLRMVVRRMGRVPGIKFSKEKTAWVDVVNRRLVVEKSGSTPSESGSEDGLRRIVHLYTTSDDYCLGFNIRGGREFGLGIYVSNVDPGGLAEQNGIRVGDQVLAANGVKFEDISHSKAVEVLKGQTHIMLTIKETGRFPAYKELVAEYCWLSRLTNGQLQQLSQASETSSSISSYSSGPAPGPVNGLGTASPGPPARTVDVAISTEDGPRRGWARERAERAMQTEPATEGLPETRRTVRPPELLRDTAIRGQGTRELPGTHPRRTFAHSPKTALLLALSRPRQPITRSQSDLTVAEEKRKKEKPEGQGARGAPPGLHRSKTLVNLFFKGGRATSQSWAPPSQEPPASDRRPRAKSPARPDGDRVGAVQKFVIRSLKREKSRRASILGPMGMAALQPNGSEPEARLPHIQDSAARLLSPDEVTAVLRHCSRYLHEGSVEDLVRPLLAILDRPEKVLLLRDVRSVVAPTDLGRFDSMVMPLELEAFDALKSRSVRSPALRPAHHDVPPKRHLITPVPDYRGGFLLKPAGAPEPEEGGGLQASPARPRASPSPHRLHPRTYTPLPDVPVDAYACASRPLPAPRPRPPNWLLAEPPPGEGHGPSRSPWHKGSPGPLPDGGPEVLGKPRRARPPLAPLFGGPGGQAGGTGVTTNGPGDGGREEEEEEEEYQLLTVTLSKLKHSLGISISGGIESRAQPVVKIEKIFPGGAAFLSGILKAGQELVSVDGESLQNVTHQRAVDIIRQAYRNKAKEPMELVVRVPGAPPQ
- the PDZD7 gene encoding PDZ domain-containing protein 7 isoform X2, whose protein sequence is MAQGWDTTLPGMTTGSRSRSSSSEASLAPRYLLSKQSRLLNGTVRGSRAASPMGRVILINTPIEASSNESDVINAITVEKSMDGKLGFSVRGGSEHGLGIFVSKVEEGSAAEQAGLCVGDKITEVNSVSLENITMSSAVKVLTGNNRLRMVVRRMGRVPGIKFSKEKTAWVDVVNRRLVVEKSGSTPSESGSEDGLRRIVHLYTTSDDYCLGFNIRGGREFGLGIYVSNVDPGGLAEQNGIRVGDQVLAANGVKFEDISHSKAVEVLKGQTHIMLTIKETGRFPAYKELVAEYCWLSRLTNGQLQQLSQASETSSSISSYSSGPAPGPVNGLGTASPGPPARTVDVAISTEDGPRRGWARERAERAMQTEPATEGLPETRRTVRPPELLRDTAIRGQGTRELPGTHPRRTFAHSPKTALLLALSRPRQPITRSQSDLTVAEEKRKKEKPEGQGARGAPPGLHRSKTLVNLFFKGGRATSQSWAPPSQEPPASDRRPRAKSPARPDGDREKSRRASILGPMGMAALQPNGSEPEARLPHIQDSAARLLSPDEVTAVLRHCSRYLHEGSVEDLVRPLLAILDRPEKVLLLRDVRSVVAPTDLGRFDSMVMPLELEAFDALKSRSVRSPALRPAHHDVPPKRHLITPVPDYRGGFLLKPAGAPEPEEGGGLQASPARPRASPSPHRLHPRTYTPLPDVPVDAYACASRPLPAPRPRPPNWLLAEPPPGEGHGPSRSPWHKGSPGPLPDGGPEVLGKPRRARPPLAPLFGGPGGQAGGTGVTTNGPGDGGREEEEEEEEYQLLTVTLSKLKHSLGISISGGIESRAQPVVKIEKIFPGGAAFLSGILKAGQELVSVDGESLQNVTHQRAVDIIRQAYRNKAKEPMELVVRVPGAPPQ
- the LZTS2 gene encoding leucine zipper putative tumor suppressor 2; the protein is MAIVQTLPMALEASTEGATQLRAAPRSPPIAMGSVGSLLPGRPHHDCASQPCASGPSATTFRKQEGLLLRATPRDPSSPEEPHTAVPGIAHAYANGGFCGDWLDASSPISPCSDSDEPRDDQAPSDHLRGPPPKLVPVSGRLEENVEKTLIRPMAFKPVVPKVRSCQAGVRPGLSESQVSLTHLLGTDKPGALSCRASTLSDSGRNSLSSLPTYSTGCSQHPEAGAPPTTPHGPPDAPGGCRPSNSDSGRSSSSKSTGSLSGRGRPSSDSGSCGRSPLPGEEAMLVRELEDKLREREAELQLLRDSLDENEVAICQVYEEKQRRCEQELEGLRQRCAAQARQAAQAAQRGQQVLQLQVLQLQQDKQQLQEDLAQLLQERELLEQRCASFQRERTELAPRLEETKWEVCQKSGEISLLKQQLKEAQAELAQRGSELLGLRAQLREARAQLQAGERRAQGLQEAARLKALELEVCANELQRRKSEADLFRAKAGRLEQEVAGLREAARGRCHQAGPDRGPQGGPEGGPQATEEAHGGAGLRQQLERLRAEVAVERRRGQEQRDAFEQERGTWQGEKERVIRYQKQLQYSYIQMYRRNRRLEQRLQQLRLQGKDPSPPEHCDGPGPDTPFEEITATEI